The following are from one region of the Mycolicibacterium diernhoferi genome:
- a CDS encoding TetR/AcrR family transcriptional regulator — MAGTRSSTQLVEAALQLIAESGLDSLTLSQVAERARVSRATAYREFGDKDGLLSAVAQREITAMSTAILATVDLGAEPRTVVPCVVTAALHYLRSHAAFTYVRDHEPHWLLRAGLTVGNHRMNLVQTVASLVAPTITAHPALALEPLQAAEVVVRTVLSHALIQDSALDDHQVAEAVARAITRG; from the coding sequence GTGGCCGGCACCCGATCCTCGACCCAGCTGGTGGAGGCCGCCCTGCAGTTGATCGCCGAGTCGGGTCTGGACTCGCTGACGCTCAGCCAGGTCGCCGAGCGCGCCCGGGTGTCCCGCGCCACCGCGTACCGGGAATTCGGGGACAAGGACGGGCTACTGTCCGCGGTTGCCCAACGGGAGATCACCGCGATGAGCACGGCCATCCTGGCCACCGTGGACCTCGGCGCGGAACCTCGCACCGTAGTGCCGTGCGTCGTCACCGCCGCGTTGCACTACCTGCGCAGCCACGCGGCCTTCACCTATGTCCGCGACCACGAGCCGCACTGGCTGCTGCGGGCGGGGCTGACGGTGGGCAACCACCGGATGAATCTCGTCCAGACGGTCGCCAGCCTGGTCGCCCCGACCATCACCGCACACCCTGCGCTGGCACTCGAGCCGCTGCAGGCCGCCGAAGTGGTTGTCCGGACCGTTCTTTCGCATGCCCTCATCCAGGACAGCGCCCTCGATGACCACCAGGTGGCGGAGGCCGTCGCCCGCGCGATCACACGGGGTTGA
- a CDS encoding phosphodiesterase, with the protein MKVSEVAALPIRAGAAMRHARLFHPVGVLCSGNITRTAAGGRGLPLSDGEIVGRFSKGAGTPGALPDFAGLAWRTHTGGDTCPWDVLMVSAAARVALRPTTSWSSAVFSTLMPLGYGGNVYWLRARLSSPTQFDGLSVDDMREHLQAGPVVLDVEQAQGTGSFDRLAVIEFDRAAESTWPPGDMAFDPTLNLADGVSLLPQWLTSIRRRAYRSSREGRDAD; encoded by the coding sequence ATGAAAGTCTCCGAGGTTGCTGCGCTACCCATCCGCGCCGGCGCGGCGATGCGCCACGCCCGGCTGTTCCATCCCGTCGGTGTGCTGTGCTCCGGAAACATCACCCGCACGGCAGCCGGCGGTCGAGGGCTGCCGCTGAGCGACGGCGAGATCGTCGGGCGGTTCTCCAAGGGTGCCGGAACGCCCGGGGCCCTGCCCGACTTCGCGGGCCTGGCGTGGCGGACGCACACCGGCGGTGACACCTGCCCGTGGGATGTACTGATGGTCTCGGCTGCCGCGCGGGTGGCATTACGGCCCACCACCTCGTGGTCGTCGGCTGTCTTCTCGACGCTGATGCCGCTGGGGTATGGCGGAAACGTCTACTGGTTGCGGGCCCGGCTGAGTTCGCCGACCCAGTTCGATGGACTGTCGGTCGACGATATGCGCGAGCACCTGCAGGCGGGGCCGGTGGTGCTCGACGTCGAGCAGGCCCAGGGGACCGGAAGCTTCGATCGGCTGGCGGTCATCGAATTCGACCGGGCTGCCGAATCAACCTGGCCTCCAGGCGATATGGCGTTCGATCCGACGCTGAACCTGGCCGACGGTGTAAGCCTGTTGCCGCAGTGGCTGACCTCGATCCGCCGACGCGCCTATCGCAGCAGCCGCGAGGGCCGCGACGCCGACTGA